A single region of the Oceanotoga teriensis genome encodes:
- a CDS encoding ABC transporter permease, whose protein sequence is MRWFKLTSAMIKDNFRQFDSVFWTIIFPSIFLLFFISIFGNVQNNEENIEFKVGIYYENQDIGILKNILNNVFEDEEFKKTFKISKYENFEKSLEDLKEYNIDIIAYFPEDINKVNFFNLNDDKPIIKIYRTQKSYSKITSEVFSSVLNEINLRFNTMGRELNIETDYIYLNTNDEGFVYEDFIFPGILMMAILTVSIFNLPLNFVDYKNRGIIKRVFVTPLKMSHYFYSFLISNFSILFLAIILLYFEASFLNISTLIFNYKFIFFLLYCCITALSFGLIIASFFRRIGTASSVSNIVYFITIFLSGLYFPTKEITSFVRWYVYINPATYMVDGLRNILSGDSIGIINIIVPAIWFLIGLILFSFNFKRVMSDEK, encoded by the coding sequence GATGGTTTAAACTTACATCAGCTATGATAAAAGATAATTTTAGACAATTTGATAGTGTTTTTTGGACTATAATATTTCCATCAATATTTTTATTATTTTTTATTTCAATATTTGGAAATGTACAAAATAATGAAGAAAATATAGAATTTAAAGTTGGAATTTATTATGAAAATCAAGATATTGGTATATTAAAAAATATTTTAAATAATGTATTTGAAGATGAAGAATTTAAAAAAACATTTAAAATATCTAAATATGAAAATTTTGAAAAATCTTTAGAAGATCTGAAAGAATATAATATCGATATAATAGCATATTTCCCAGAAGATATTAATAAAGTTAATTTTTTTAATTTGAATGATGATAAACCTATTATAAAAATATATAGAACTCAAAAAAGCTATTCTAAAATTACTTCAGAGGTTTTTTCAAGTGTATTAAATGAAATAAATTTAAGGTTCAATACTATGGGAAGAGAATTAAATATAGAAACAGATTATATTTATTTAAATACAAATGATGAAGGTTTTGTTTATGAAGATTTTATTTTTCCTGGTATATTAATGATGGCAATATTAACTGTTTCTATTTTTAATCTTCCATTGAATTTTGTGGATTATAAAAATAGAGGAATTATTAAAAGAGTTTTTGTTACACCTTTAAAAATGAGCCATTATTTTTATTCTTTTTTGATTTCAAATTTTAGTATTTTATTTTTAGCCATAATACTTCTTTATTTTGAGGCATCATTTTTAAATATATCAACTTTGATTTTTAATTATAAATTTATATTTTTCTTACTTTATTGTTGTATAACGGCACTTTCATTTGGACTTATAATAGCATCATTTTTTAGACGTATAGGAACGGCATCTTCTGTTTCAAATATTGTTTATTTTATAACTATTTTTTTAAGTGGTTTGTATTTTCCTACAAAAGAAATAACTTCTTTCGTTAGATGGTATGTTTATATAAATCCAGCAACATATATGGTTGATGGACTTAGAAATATTCTTTCTGGAGATTCTATAGGTATTATTAATATAATTGTACCTGCTATTTGGTTTTTAATTGGATTAATTTTATTTTCATTTAATTTTAAAAGGGTGATGTCAGATGAAAAATAG